A window from Roseburia sp. 499 encodes these proteins:
- a CDS encoding M48 family metallopeptidase: MEIEVRRSNRKTMIIEITKSAKVLVRAPYHMPLFEIQRFVNEKSDWIEKHIQKMLEKQQKEPMQEKLTTEQIRELAEQALEVFPKRVAYYAERIGVTYDKITIRNQKTRWGSCSAKGNLNFNCLLMLTPPEIQDYVVVHELCHRKEMNHSKRFWDEVEKVQPDYRERRKWLKENGGRIIERMER, translated from the coding sequence ATGGAGATTGAGGTGCGACGCAGTAATCGAAAAACCATGATAATCGAAATAACAAAAAGTGCAAAAGTTTTGGTGCGAGCACCATACCATATGCCTCTTTTTGAGATTCAGAGATTTGTAAATGAAAAGTCTGATTGGATAGAGAAGCATATACAAAAAATGTTGGAAAAGCAGCAGAAAGAGCCAATGCAGGAGAAGTTGACCACAGAGCAGATAAGGGAACTGGCAGAACAGGCTCTGGAAGTGTTCCCGAAGCGCGTAGCCTATTATGCAGAACGTATAGGGGTTACTTATGACAAAATTACCATTCGAAATCAGAAAACACGTTGGGGGAGTTGTAGTGCAAAGGGCAATTTGAATTTTAATTGTCTTTTAATGTTGACACCACCAGAGATACAGGATTATGTAGTAGTACATGAATTGTGTCACCGTAAGGAGATGAATCATTCTAAGCGGTTTTGGGATGAGGTGGAGAAAGTGCAGCCTGATTATAGGGAGCGAAGGAAGTGGCTGAAAGAGAATGGTGGAAGGATAATTGAGAGGATGGAAAGGTAA
- a CDS encoding type I restriction-modification system subunit M encodes MLTGELRNKIDRIWETFWTGGITNPLDVIEQFTYLLFIKQLDDVETTKENEANFLGIPYEGLFPEECQKYRWNKFKNLGSAEEMYDIVANGVFPFIKNLHQDGESAYARYMGDAIFKIPTPAMLSKIVDGIDGLQLGDADTKGDLYEYLLSKVATAGTNGQFRTPRHIIKMMVNLVKPTPEDYIIDPAMGSAGFLIEAQQYLRDNHKELFLNAKQKEHFNNTMFYGNDMDRTMLRIGAMNMLLHGVDNPNISYRDSLSEQNTDVEKYTLVLANPPFKGSLDYDGVSADLLKVTKTKKTELLFLALFLRILKLGGRAAVIVPDGVLFGSSKAHKQIRKEILDNNKLEAVISMPSGVFKPYAGVSTAILIFTKTGSGGTDKVWFYDMKADGYSLDDKRQEVKENDIPDIIERYNHLENEVDRRRTEQSFFVPVEEIIENDYDLSINKYKEIEYEKIEYDAPEVIIGRIEELETEIQKEMSELKKLLKQ; translated from the coding sequence ATGCTTACTGGAGAATTGAGAAATAAAATAGACAGAATATGGGAAACGTTTTGGACTGGTGGAATCACGAATCCGTTAGATGTAATCGAACAGTTTACATATTTATTGTTTATTAAGCAGTTAGATGACGTGGAGACAACAAAGGAGAATGAAGCTAATTTCTTAGGAATCCCATACGAAGGATTATTTCCAGAGGAATGTCAAAAATATCGTTGGAATAAATTTAAAAACCTTGGTTCAGCGGAAGAAATGTATGATATTGTAGCAAATGGAGTTTTTCCTTTTATTAAAAATCTTCATCAGGATGGAGAGTCTGCTTATGCAAGATACATGGGGGATGCTATATTTAAGATTCCCACTCCTGCTATGTTGTCAAAAATTGTAGATGGTATCGATGGATTGCAATTGGGAGATGCCGATACAAAAGGAGATTTGTATGAGTATCTGCTTTCTAAAGTAGCAACTGCCGGAACAAATGGACAGTTCAGAACTCCGAGACATATTATAAAAATGATGGTGAACTTAGTAAAACCTACACCCGAAGATTATATCATTGATCCAGCCATGGGAAGTGCCGGATTCTTAATTGAAGCACAACAATATTTGAGGGATAATCACAAGGAACTGTTTTTAAATGCAAAGCAAAAAGAACATTTCAATAATACGATGTTTTATGGAAATGATATGGATAGAACCATGCTTCGTATTGGTGCGATGAATATGTTGTTGCATGGTGTAGATAATCCTAATATTTCCTATCGGGATAGTTTATCCGAACAAAATACAGATGTTGAAAAATATACCTTGGTGTTGGCAAATCCGCCGTTTAAAGGAAGTCTTGATTATGATGGAGTTTCAGCAGATTTATTAAAGGTGACGAAAACCAAAAAGACAGAACTTCTTTTCCTTGCACTATTTCTTAGAATATTGAAATTGGGTGGGCGTGCTGCAGTTATTGTACCGGATGGTGTGCTATTTGGAAGTAGTAAGGCTCATAAACAAATTAGAAAAGAAATTTTAGACAATAATAAATTGGAAGCAGTTATTTCTATGCCAAGTGGAGTATTTAAGCCATATGCAGGAGTATCTACCGCAATCTTGATATTTACGAAAACAGGTTCAGGTGGAACAGATAAAGTCTGGTTCTATGATATGAAAGCGGATGGTTATAGTCTGGATGATAAGCGGCAGGAAGTAAAAGAAAATGATATTCCGGATATTATTGAACGATATAATCATTTAGAAAATGAAGTAGATAGAAGACGAACAGAACAGAGCTTTTTCGTACCAGTGGAAGAGATTATTGAAAATGATTATGATTTATCAA